The Quercus lobata isolate SW786 chromosome 9, ValleyOak3.0 Primary Assembly, whole genome shotgun sequence region ATATCCCTGACCACCTCTTCCAATAATAAATCAAAAGGTAAACCCCATACCTGAACCCACATCGCCATTGAAGTAAAACTAACCGACGTGTCTGTCATACCTCTCTCCCATATTCGTAACGCCAGAGGGTGATTCTCAAAACTCCACGGACCAATTGCTAGCACCCACTTCAACGGACTCTCCatagaaaatttgaattgaaaaagatCATCCCCTACGTCAACAATGTGTAAATCCGAGCCCATCTTCCACACAGACCTTAGCAAATCCTTGGCCACACGCTGGTTAAAAGCTCATGTAGTGAGAAACCTTCCCAactgttagtgtatagcttgtACTAGcttagcccattgggcttagcccagttTATTGTACTTGTACTTTActtcttttacttgtactgcacacatatctagcctatataagactctctattgtacattgtTACACACACATTAATATACAGACTTTCAGTCTTCCTcatattttatattcttaacatggtatcagagccagtcCTCTGACTTTCTGGTTCCTGTGGACATCTCTGGCGTCCTTCCGCTGCCCTCGCCTTCATCCAGCAACCACTGCCAGAAGCGAGTCACCGCCATCACGCCCACAGTCCCAACAAGTCTCGGATCTCGTCGTTCTGTTCATCCAACTGCAAAAGCAAAGGCATTGAGTGACAGAACAGACAATCCCGAGAAAAACCCAACCAAGAACGGCCAGAAAACAGCTCACACGTGCCCCCACGCGCCGCCTGAATTTTCTGCCTTGCGAACACGCGCcacacgcgcctccacgcgccgccATGCGCCGCCATTATCACTCACGCGCCACACGCGCTAGGCAGCAGGCCTCCACGCGCCCTCACGCGCCTTCACACGCCCACGCGCCAGCCTTGCTTCACGGactgccacgtcagccctagtgtGACGTCATCCGTTGACCAGACCGTTGATTttgactttgaccgttgactttgaccgttgatcaagtcaaaatttttcaacaggacctgtcttgctcagtttttcgtgtagattctgattttgggctccgtttctgcatttgaggtctctaaatttcactttttgtcattttcttcattatggctCAACAAAGTGAACGAAATATCATACGTCCTATCACCATCATGTTGGATGGTCCTACTAGCTATCATGCATGGTCTCAGAATATGACTGTCTTTCTCAAGGGTCGTAAACTGTGGCGATATGTGACTGGTTCAATTCCTAAGCCAGTACCAAACCCTAAGTCCAAAACTACAGATGCTGAAGAGTCTTCCAAGACTGCTGCTACAACAGATGATTATGAAGAACGTCTAGAGGAATGAGAGAGTATTCAGAGTAAGATCTTGtcttggtttatcaatacctctattccatccattcataatcttcttcctcgtcttgaaaCTGCTGCGActgcttggaaatttttggtCGATCGCTATAATTGCACTAATGATTCAAGCTTGGAGTTTcacattgaatcaaaactttatcaaatgcgccaagagacaggtcagtctatttctgatttttattctcagacTTCTACTATGTGGGAACAACTCTCTGCTGCAGATCCTCCACTGGTGTGTTCTAAGGATATTGAGCTCTTTGTCAAATATCGAGATCGCCGTAGATTTATGCACTTCATGATGGGTTCACGTGAGGACTTTGAGCCTACTAGAGCTTCTCTGCTTAGCCggtctcctactccttctcttgatgctgcaGTCAAGGAGCTCATTTCTGAGGAGAATCGTCGGCCTACTTATCACATGACATCATCTGATCATGTATTGGCTACACCCTCACCACAGCCTCCCATTGCTGCATTCACTGCTCCACCGCGAATAAACTCTGGGAGACCCACCTCTCAGTCTTCCAAAGGTGCTCACTGCAAGTTTTGCCGTGCCAAAGGCCATGACATTTCTGTTTGTCGTAAGTTACAGAAATTTATGCAAGATCAAAATAAAGCCTCTCTTCCTCAGGCAGCTGCTGTGTGTCCTTCAGATCCATCGGTTCCTACAGGTCCATCTTTGACTTCCTCACTTACTACGGCTGATATTGAGGCAGTTGTTCAACAGGTTTTATCCCGCACTTCCACTGCTCTTTCTGTCACCTCAGGTAAACAACCTTGGTTTTTTGATactgcatgttgtaaccatatgactccaaatgaatcccaattttctgataaggcacccttagaacatccaatcaccatttacactgctgatggaactcctatgcctattagtcataaaggaacaatctcttcttcttgtttatcccttagtgacacttttcatattccaaagTTATCCCTAAATCTGCTTTCTGTTGGTCAACTTTGCGAATTAGGCGTAGATCttctatttactaatcatggtgtgGATGTGCAGGATCCCCAGACGGGTCAAGTACTTGGGACAGGCCGTAAGGTTGGTCGCATGTTTGAGGTTCATgacttgaagattccttcacaagttgtttcTGCAACTGCTACCACTGCCACCTCCTCACCTGATCTATGGCATGCtcgtcttggtcatccatccttatctcgTCTTCAGTTATTGgcttctcaaggtcatttaggttcagttcagtttcaaaaatttgattgtacttcctgtcattttggcaaacaaacaaaattgccctttaataaaagtgactccttttcttctgcccctttttgatcttatacattctgatatttggggtccTGCACCTGTTCCCACTGAGGGGGgatctaaatattttgtcatatttgtggatgatttttctcgatatacttggatttatctgcttcatcataggtctgaacttgtgtctatttaccaaacatttcataaaatgattgaaacacagttCAATCGCACCGTTAAAGTCTTTCGATCAGATAATGCTCAAGAATATAAACAGTTAAAGTAATCACCGTTAAAGTGACGAGACTATATTTAAAGTTGGCAACCAATTACGTGGGGATGGGTTTATCTTCTCAGTTATAAAtaatttcctctctctctctctctctctatatatatatatatatatatatattaaaataaaatcgttaccatttaaaaataattgttgtcGTCGTTTGTTTTTGCTAGGACGATTCCTGGAAGAAAAGGGTGTATTGCACACCTACTCTtgtttaaaggaaaataaaaagggtttCTTTGTAAGAGACAAATAACAGATTGAAATGCCGCGTTATTTCAAGCTGCTTTTGAGTAATTAATTATGGACTGCTTGTATCCTTTCTTCAGCTAATTTACACACTGcttaaacaaaattaattagagGATTACACATAAAGTTTGCAGATTCTCAAAGTAAGGGACTTATCCTAAAAGTAAGGGAGATATCCTCAAagtaataaaaagtttttaaaaaatgaacgtagtgtgcatttgggaagtaataaaaactataaactattttaatttattttgaatactatttatgggtctcactatactttttaatactattcatgtACCTTTCAACGAAATAAACGGTATGACTCttactctttcttctcttttcatttcttaACGAGGAGTAAATTACTTGCGTAAGTTCATCCCGTGTGCCACTTCGGTGGGCCTATTCGGTGTTGACCCAGTGACACATATCCAGCCCACCAGCTATGATCTGAGGAAAATGTTAGAAACTTTAGAATTGATTTACATGAGTTAGACGTTTTGTGGTTATGCGTGACAGATCACGATAACTTGTCTCTATTCTGAATAAACGTAAAGAGTGCAATATGAAATAATGAATACAACTTTTAAGTTTGTCAAAAAGCAATATAAACGGAATTTTATAGCTGGCCACCACCAAGAAGtaatctttctttctctttttctgaaCGCAGGATGTGTAAAGTGTTATTTGATTTCCATCTAATTTCCACCAAAGTacttctcttcaaaaaaaaaaaaaaaaaaagtttgcaaaaaaagcaaaataaaatgtacacacacacaaaaaaaaaaaaaaaaaaaaaaaaaaaaaaaaaaaaaaaaaactttataccGGTTACTAGgaactttctcttttttatttttcttttatattttagtaaATTACTTGGCTATAAGACGTtaccatttaaaaataattgttttgcgttgttttgcttttgctaGGACAATTCCTGGAAGAAAGGGGTGACTTGCACACCTACTTCtgtttaaaggaaaataaaaaggggttCTACTGTTAGTGGGAAAATAAATAGTCAGTCTAGTAAGAGAAAAATAACAGATTAGAATGCCGCGTTGTTTCAAGTTGCTTTTGAGTAATTATGTACTGCTTGTACCCTTTCTTCAGCTAATTCGCACACTGcttaaacaaaattaattaaaggaTGAATTACTCATAAAGTTTGCATATTCCACTAATAAGCATTTATGCATGGCACATCATGGTGACATCTCTATTTTGAATggacaaaaaagaaagtaatacAAATAGAACTTTATAGTCAGTCAAAAAGCAATATAaacatgtattaaaaaaataaaaaataatataaacaggACTTATAACTGGCCACCAAGAAGTTAATCTTTATTCTTTTCCTCAACATTGAATGTGTAAAGTATAATTGTCATCAAACTTTCACTAAAGTACTTAttctcaaacaaataaaatgttttttaaaaaggaactttactctttcttctcttttcttttcttaatgaGGAGTAAATTACTTGCTATGTTCATCCCATGTGCCACGTTAAAGAACCTAAAACAGCAAAGTCAGGGGAAAGGCATTCAAAAAAAACCAGTCTAGGTCCTCTCAGCCAAGGGCTTATAGCTCAAGTAGTTGGTATTTTCTGGTGTTTTCAATGAAAATATCAATGATTTCAATATTGATCAATTACAGTACCCAACACACATTACCCTttacatttaattatttattatttatgattgtTTTCTTGGTATCAATTTTGTTTAGGCCGGatttttgatttgttgtgttggccttttggtttgtttaaagCCCCAAGAATTAGAGAATCCTTTAgacaaaccaaacaaataaacaaacaaaaatcacaaatccaGAAAGCAAATGGGATATCATAATTTGTTTTGGTGTTTCTCGggtcaatttataaatttttggagAGGAGGGGTCCAGAATAAAATTTTCTGCTCAATTGCAAAACTTCTGTGTTTGTATTTATATAAAGTggtgactttttaaaaaaataaaaaataaaaattgggagtGAGGAGGAACGGGGACAAGGTTCACCCTAGTCTACACACAGTTCCATCTCTAGTTAGGGTTGAATTATATATTCAAATACTCTTACctcaacacaacacaacacaaacaaCACCCACTAACATAAATTTCCACCCTACTTTGACTTGAAAGGACAAATAAtgggtataaaaaaaaagttttgttggTGTTTTAAAAAGCAGAAGAAAACATCTGCTTGAAAGCAAGTAAactattcaaaatttcatatttttcctTTAGATGTCCTTCCCATATAATTTGGTATGGTTTAATTTAAAGCATGCAAAGGGCTTTCATTTGTTTGGAACTATTAAattacttccttattttttcattggctaCAAGTTATTTCTTTTACCTGGCGCATCTACCAAAGTTCTTCCATGATTAAAGATCCAAATCCAGTATATACAATCCTATCCGTTAAAAATCTAGAAGCTTCGCTCTAAGGATTGGGAAATCAACAAACGATAACAGGTGAAGAATCGGAACCCATAAACTTATTAATTCTTGAGAAGGCAAGACAACAAAGAGTCAATTTGCTGGGCACACTTAATTGACATATTCAAAcgtttaaaaaacaaaagtaggTTTGGAGGCTGATCCCCTCTCATGCTTCATCTGATACCTACCGTTAAAAGAGAGGAATGGCCGCTTGCATACCCTATTttgccaaaagaaaagaagccttCGTGggtcctttttttatttatttattttaatcaatttgagaacTTCCAGTCATCCTTTTGACTGGAAGATGCCTAGAGGAAAGAGAGAGCATCTtgacaaaggaaaaagaaaaagaaagattaaaaataattgttgtcGTTGTTGTTTTGCTAGGACAATTCCTGGAAAGAAAGGGCCACTTGGACAGCTACTCTGTTTAAAGCTGCTTTTGAGCATAtgtaaagataaaagaaaggtTGGAATCATTTTTTTGAGAGCATTGcctaagaacaaaaacaaattctaGTATAAAGCAAAAAGTTGTTCTATAAATTAGAACTGTATCCAGAAGCGTTGTTTCAAGAGGTTATTATAGAACTTCACAACAACCAATTTCTGCAATTCTCCAAATTTGTAAGTTATTACTTTTCTTGCACACATCCATGTCTTCTACTTCcctcctagaaaaaaaaattattcacaacaaaggttttttttttttttttttttgcttttttaatttattttacttcaaTTTGAAATTGCAATGGAACTACTTAGTGGTTCAAGATTTATCAACATATGCTATGATTTATTCCTTTCAAACAGATGGTAGCCACTAGGGTCATTAGGATATTGAACTTGCCTGCATTCTTGTCCTAAGAGTAAGGGAGTAGCAACAATAATTTAGAGTTTATTTGCTGGACACACTTAAGTTGTTGACATATTAAagttcaaaaaacaaaaaggggtTTTGAGACTGATCCCCTCATGCTTGATCTGGTAACTCCTACAGTTAAAAGAGACATGGTAGATAGTTTGAATTGGTAAAAACATTGTATAATTGATGTCAAAGCTTCTTTCCATGAATGTTCTTTTCTCCTAGCTCTCATTTTTAGGGAAGCAAATGCTTTAGCTAAATTTGCTGCCTCTCTCAGAtcctttaatttgtttgttgtaATAAGAACTCCCTACCTGATTCTATTCAGGATGTGTGGAGGAAGGATTTAGTCTTTGTTTGATCAGCCCTTTAATGAACCAATTACATGGAGAACGATTTATCTTTTCAGTTAAAAATAATCGAGTTTATcctgtgtgtatatatttatattaaaaataatcattacatttaacaatattttttggtcATTGTTTTGCCAGGAAGATTCCTAGAAGAAAAGACCACATGCACACCTATTtgtttaaaggaaaataaaaaggggttCAAACTTGTTAgcggggaaaaaaataaaaaaatacttagcTTCAAGAATTATCAGTTTAGTTagtaagagaaaaagaaaaggttggagAAGGCCGCATTATTTCAAGCTAGCTTTTGAGCTTTATAACCACCGCTGCAATTACTTAAATCTgtaatttttcacttttcagacacatctatctcttttatttttcttttctcaaaaaatccACGTTAAATCATATTCTTCTTCCCTAGCTAGTTATTTTACTTTCCACACATCcttcaaattgtttttttactaatttatttttatccttATTGTGGTTCAAGATTTACCAACATATTTCCTTTGGATTCAATGAGTACTCAAGGAGCCTCACTGTTGTCATCatcgtcttcttcttcaagaCGATGGATAAATGACGTTTTCCTTAGTTTCAGAGGCGAGGACACACGCAATAATTTTACTGACCATCTATATACTGCTTTGCAACGTTCGGGTATTTCTACCTTTAGAGACAATGAAAAGCTTGAGAGAGGAAAATCTATTGCACCAGAACTCTtgaaagcaatagaagaatcGAGATTTGCTATTGTTATTCTCTCAAGAAATTATGCATCTTCAACATGGTGTTTGGATGAACTTGCAAAGATCATTCAATGCATGAAAGAGAATGAAATGACCGTTCTACCTATATTTTATAAAGTGGACCCATCTGATGTACGAAATCAAAAGGGAACTTTTTCACAAGCCTTTGCTAAGCATGAAAAACGTTTGAAGGGGAACACAAAGAAGGTGCAAACTTGGCGAGCCGCTTTGAGTGAAGTGGCCAATCTCTCCGAGTGGCATTCACAAGATAGGTAAAGTAATTTGACTTTTTTGTAAATGTTTCAAATAGCTCTTCCTATATATATACCATGAATTACATCATACAATACGATGTTTTGACTATAATATATGTTATGTTAAATCCACTCACATTATACATGATAGGTAATTTATATTACTATAAACAAAGTAAGacttgatgattttttttttttttttgaggaaataagATTTGATGATTTGATCCTTTAATTTATCAAGAAATATCTCATTAActagttttaaataaaatgaaagaatttAAAGTATAGAATATGATaaggttaaaatttttaaataagaagATTCCGAATAAATCTCAATCTTTGGaaagtggggaaaaaaaatgataaagagtttttttttttaatttttttttatagaataataCCAAACATAATTACTAAACAATATGATTTTAGAACCCAATAGCGTAAACATCGGATTAACAAGTTGACcgttatcaaatttcatataagTTCAGAGTTAAAAAATTTGATCTATTGTAAAGCCAGTGGCGGAGGGCAGGAGTGTAATATTTTTTGACATGTCAAAACTtacgtcttcttcttcttcttttttcttttttctttctttttatttttttttttttttttttttgcaaagatGTAAAAAGTACAAACACTTATTTGATGTAAATAACTTTATTAATGTAAGAAAATATCATAtgttaaatcaaaattacaaaaatttcatgtataagcaataataaataaatggcaaaaataccattttggtcTTCACATTTTGGAGATATAGTCAATTTGATCCCCACATTTTAGTAACCGTCAGTTTGGTCCCATTATTTTCACATTACAGTAAATTTGGTCCCTACCATTAacttattaacaaaattacttaTGTAACAAACGATATACACTATTAGCATATTTAAAGATGacataactaataaaataataataaatttttttattgatcattaaaaaattccaagtcaatatttgaattgaaaaataaaataaaaaaatttcaagaataaaaaatcaagatcatCCTCagattttcttgtattttcctGGTATCAAATcacaaaactcaaactcaaatttgttccaaatttgattttccgcttctctctttatttgtttctttcttaaaCGGTAAAACCTAGATTTGATCCCTCTccaatatctctctctcttttatctcaCTATCTCTGAAATCTTGCAACAAACTCACAATCAAACTAACAACAACAAAGACACGTATTCAAATAAAGAATACCCAGAAGACCAATATTTCAAttgcttttttatattttgttttgtttctggGCAAGCAAAGAGAAAATGGTTCCAAGGAAAGAATTGAAGGAAGGAAGGTGTCTACGTTTGTGCAATCGtctgcgtgtgtgtgtgttatctGTTATGGCCAACATCGTGTCTAATGGAGTTGCGGCGGTCAATGGCCGTGGAGGAGAGCGAAGACATTGAGTTTTCACTGGCAATCAAGCGGCAGTGCTGCTGGTAGTAAATGGTAGAAAAGCTTAAGGACTTTGGCTATGGAGGCCGATCTGTGCTTCGCCCATGGAGGATTGAAGCTAGGTTCAGATGTAGATTAGAGTCATTAGAAAGTGAGAACTTTGGGTTTGCAAGTGAGAAAGAAAGATAGTAAGATAAAGAGTTCGAGAGAGAAGAATGGTTAGAAATGgtacaaatttgtttttgagtttCGTGTTTTGGTGTATGGCTGAAAAGAAGGTAAAAGGAAAATTGGGAatggtctaaaattttgtttttctatctttttaaattgataaatttttttttttttaaattgttaatttaaaTACTGACacattgtaatttttaatttttattaaaaaactttattttttttattagccaTGTCATTTTTAAGTATACCAACCGTGTACACCATTTGCCGCATAAGCTATTTCGTTAGTAAGTTAACTGTAGGGAACAAATTGACTGCAAGGTGAAAATAACATGGATCAAATTGACTATTactaaaatatagggaccaaattgattgtaatCTAAAAATGTAAGGACGAAAATGATGTTTTCTCCTAACCATGTGAAATATGTGTGCGTATGTTATTCtttggatttatatatatatatatatatatatatatgggttgggtttaagttatatCTGGTGTAACTCTAGGTAATATTACACAACCCAATAAattgttatagaattcatattttgaaaatcccaccattgaattacatgttctatatgttcttaacattcatgccaatttttatgttaattggatattatttaccattcaattcgtaaactaattttttatgcattattttaaactaaaaaaatttgaatttaaacaattgattgatgacatgactattaatctttaaacatcttgaaattttgcaagtatggagaatatacaaagataatgtaatctaacaatggatttgtcaaaatatattacttagagttacaccaagtgtaacttgaacccagctctatatatatatatgtagtaaACTTAGTCTTGTATAATCATTTATAATGtaaattaaattactttttattttatttttattaactattttattattcaatttaatgATAAATGTGAAATATTTATGGGAGAggagatttgaattttaatttgaatcataaacatctctattgaaaatatcaaaaggTGCTAATTGAACTACAAAACTCTTTAACATattccccctcaaaaaaaataaaataaaataaaagctctTTAACATATAAGGGAAATCTTTTCCTTgataacatttaaaatttttaatgaatttctGCTACTGCACACCAATAGCATATACTATCATCATCACATGCACTCTGCACGTGtgatgagactttttttttttttttttaatttaatactccctccgtctcaatttgtttgtcctgtttgaaaagtcaaattttttaaaggaacatcatttattatcttgtctaccttatgaaaatgtataagtttacaaaattacccttaaataaa contains the following coding sequences:
- the LOC115961808 gene encoding uncharacterized protein LOC115961808, whose translation is MWEQLSAADPPLVCSKDIELFVKYRDRRRFMHFMMGSREDFEPTRASLLSRSPTPSLDAAVKELISEENRRPTYHMTSSDHVLATPSPQPPIAAFTAPPRINSGRPTSQSSKGAHCKFCRAKGHDISVCRKLQKFMQDQNKASLPQAAAVCPSDPSVPTGPSLTSSLTTADIEAVVQQVLSRTSTALSVTSGVDLLFTNHGVDVQDPQTGQVLGTGRKVGRMFEVHDLKIPSQVVSATATTATSSPDLWHARLGHPSLSRLQLLASQGQFLEERGDLHTYFCLKENKKGFYSNSHTA